A portion of the Paenibacillus sp. PvR098 genome contains these proteins:
- the recN gene encoding DNA repair protein RecN, which yields MLLEMSIRQLAVIEHVELHCKSGFHVLTGETGAGKSIIIDALSLIAGGRSSSDLVRYGSNKASIEAMFGIGADHPVWSVLDRLGIEGSPEEHLIIRREITAQGKSTSRINGQLVNRAMLKEVGEWLVNIHGQHEHQSLFKVEEHLRWLDLFGEAEITPAKRAYQEAYDAYQTIRKQVRELQDTSKQNLQMIDLYRFQVEEIHSAQLKPGEDEALAEEKQKLGNAEKLYSSAADAYDQLYDGNKGLDAVRRAMQKLQDIAVLDPSKLQALTEQVQSAYYQLEDATYQIRDYRDEIEFNPSRLDFIEQRMDTISSLRRKYGDTVSDILAYGEKIEQELDMIENKDEKLLQLEKQEQVALAALQRIADDLTGLRKSVADRLAAEIVAELRDLHMERTQFQVNFVSTDGRKLTRDGADQVEFLISANPGEPLRSLSKIASGGEISRVMLALKSIFARVDQIPVLVFDEVDTGVSGRAAQAIAEKMSRLSLSCQVFSITHLPQVACMADAHYRIHKTTDGDRTYTNIDDLSTDERVHELARMLGGVEVTEKTLQHAQEMLMMANDKKARMD from the coding sequence ATGCTGCTGGAAATGTCGATACGCCAATTGGCGGTGATTGAACACGTAGAATTGCACTGCAAAAGCGGTTTTCATGTATTGACGGGGGAAACGGGTGCGGGAAAATCGATTATTATCGATGCGCTCAGCTTGATAGCGGGCGGAAGAAGCTCTTCTGACCTGGTGCGCTATGGGAGTAACAAAGCATCAATCGAAGCGATGTTCGGGATAGGGGCGGACCATCCGGTTTGGTCTGTTTTGGACCGGTTGGGAATAGAAGGAAGCCCGGAAGAGCATCTTATCATACGAAGAGAAATAACGGCTCAAGGCAAAAGCACAAGCCGCATTAACGGTCAGCTCGTTAACCGGGCCATGCTCAAGGAAGTCGGGGAATGGCTCGTTAACATTCACGGGCAGCATGAGCATCAATCCCTGTTTAAGGTGGAGGAGCATCTCCGCTGGCTTGATTTGTTCGGAGAAGCGGAAATTACTCCTGCCAAGCGGGCATATCAAGAAGCTTATGATGCTTATCAAACGATTCGCAAGCAGGTCAGAGAGCTTCAGGATACGAGCAAACAAAATTTACAAATGATCGACCTGTACCGTTTTCAGGTGGAAGAGATCCACTCCGCCCAGTTAAAGCCGGGAGAAGACGAGGCTCTGGCAGAGGAGAAGCAAAAGCTGGGGAATGCCGAGAAGCTATATTCAAGTGCGGCAGATGCTTATGACCAGCTTTATGATGGGAACAAGGGACTTGATGCGGTACGTCGTGCCATGCAGAAGCTACAGGATATAGCTGTGCTTGATCCATCCAAACTGCAGGCGTTGACGGAACAGGTACAGAGCGCATATTATCAGCTTGAGGATGCGACTTATCAAATTAGGGATTACCGGGACGAGATTGAATTTAATCCTTCCCGACTTGATTTTATCGAGCAAAGGATGGATACGATCTCTTCCCTAAGGAGAAAATATGGAGATACGGTATCCGATATTTTGGCTTATGGCGAGAAAATCGAACAAGAGCTCGATATGATCGAGAATAAGGATGAGAAGCTCCTCCAGTTAGAGAAGCAAGAGCAAGTCGCACTTGCAGCTCTCCAGCGGATAGCGGACGATCTTACTGGCCTGAGAAAAAGCGTGGCTGATCGGCTTGCAGCAGAGATCGTTGCGGAGCTTCGTGATCTTCATATGGAGAGAACGCAGTTTCAAGTGAATTTCGTATCGACTGATGGCAGGAAGCTAACCAGAGACGGTGCCGACCAAGTTGAATTCCTCATATCGGCCAATCCGGGGGAGCCGCTTCGATCTTTAAGCAAAATCGCATCAGGCGGTGAAATCTCCAGGGTTATGCTAGCGTTGAAATCGATATTCGCCCGCGTAGACCAAATTCCAGTACTCGTTTTTGACGAAGTGGATACCGGCGTTAGCGGACGAGCGGCACAGGCGATCGCAGAGAAAATGTCCAGGTTGTCGCTGAGCTGCCAAGTATTCTCGATCACGCATTTGCCGCAGGTGGCTTGTATGGCAGATGCGCATTACCGCATACACAAAACGACGGACGGCGACCGTACATATACCAATATCGATGACTTGAGTACGGACGAGCGCGTTCATGAGCTGGCGAGAATGCTGGGTGGAGTAGAGGTCACAGAGAAGACTCTCCAGCATGCTCAAGAAATGCTAATGATGGCAAATGATAAGAAAGCAAGGATGGACTAA
- the argR gene encoding transcriptional regulator ArgR: MKGQRHIKIREIITNNEIETQDDLVEQLRAAGFHVTQATISRDIKELHLVKVPLDDGRYKYSMPADQRYNPMQRLRRSLNDHFVHIDYTDNLVVLKSLPGTANAIGALIDSLEWNEIMGTICGDDTILIICRSKDQSVHVVNQILGMLS; this comes from the coding sequence ATGAAAGGCCAACGACATATCAAGATCCGTGAAATCATTACAAATAACGAAATTGAAACCCAGGATGACTTGGTGGAGCAGCTCCGAGCAGCAGGCTTTCACGTGACGCAAGCTACAATCTCCAGAGACATTAAAGAATTGCATTTAGTGAAGGTACCTTTGGATGATGGAAGATATAAATATTCAATGCCTGCCGATCAGCGCTACAATCCGATGCAGAGGCTTCGGAGGTCGCTCAATGATCATTTTGTACATATTGATTATACGGATAATCTGGTTGTTCTCAAGAGCCTGCCGGGCACGGCTAATGCCATTGGAGCATTAATCGACAGCCTGGAGTGGAATGAAATAATGGGTACCATTTGTGGCGATGATACCATATTGATTATATGCCGCTCAAAAGATCAAAGCGTGCATGTTGTAAATCAAATTCTTGGAATGCTCAGCTGA
- a CDS encoding TlyA family RNA methyltransferase, with amino-acid sequence MAADKADKERLDLLLVELGLYETREKAKSAIMAGLVLVDDEPVDKAGTKIPRASKIVVKGAVHPYVSRGGLKLEKALCTFGIDLQGVIMLDIGASTGGFTDCALQNGAAHVYAVDVGYNQLDWSLRKDPRVSVMERTNFRYMQPEVLKGPQPSFASIDVSFISLKLILPPLKKLLSPSGQVVALVKPQFEAGREKVGKSGVVREPETHREVLQTVLQFAQEIGFAVKGVTYSPIKGGEGNIEFLAYLTQSYTNEPGWSGSELERRIREVVEESQSMQSSS; translated from the coding sequence ATGGCAGCAGACAAAGCGGATAAAGAACGGCTCGACCTTTTGCTAGTCGAGCTTGGTTTATATGAAACGAGAGAAAAAGCGAAATCGGCAATTATGGCCGGTCTGGTCCTTGTGGACGATGAACCGGTAGATAAAGCCGGCACCAAAATACCGCGCGCTTCCAAGATTGTGGTGAAGGGTGCGGTACATCCTTACGTAAGCCGCGGTGGGCTGAAGCTGGAGAAAGCGCTCTGTACTTTCGGCATTGATCTCCAAGGTGTCATCATGCTGGATATCGGCGCGTCAACAGGCGGTTTTACGGATTGCGCCCTTCAGAATGGCGCGGCTCACGTATATGCCGTCGATGTAGGCTACAATCAACTGGACTGGTCATTACGTAAGGACCCTCGCGTCAGCGTAATGGAACGGACTAATTTCCGTTACATGCAGCCGGAAGTTCTGAAGGGTCCACAGCCTTCTTTTGCCAGTATCGACGTATCGTTCATTTCCCTAAAGCTAATATTGCCTCCGTTAAAAAAACTATTATCTCCATCGGGGCAAGTGGTGGCTTTGGTGAAGCCTCAGTTCGAGGCAGGCAGAGAAAAGGTAGGCAAATCCGGTGTGGTTCGGGAGCCGGAAACACACAGGGAAGTGCTGCAAACGGTGCTTCAATTTGCGCAAGAGATCGGATTTGCGGTAAAGGGTGTAACCTACTCCCCGATTAAGGGTGGAGAAGGGAACATCGAGTTTTTAGCGTATTTGACCCAATCCTATACGAACGAGCCCGGATGGTCCGGTTCCGAGCTGGAACGGCGGATTCGCGAGGTTGTTGAAGAGTCGCAAAGCATGCAGAGCTCATCTTAA